Proteins from one Clostridium cellulovorans 743B genomic window:
- a CDS encoding toxic anion resistance protein, translating to MSNEFKDDINIAPSLSFEPFQEEAPVAKVEEKKPTEVFDDSFLSEEEKRMVDEFVKKIDVTNSNSILQYGVGAQKKIADFSESALDNVKTKDLGEIGDMLTNVVGELKTFEAVEEKKGFLGLFKKPAEKFSQMKTKYDKVENNINRICTTLENHQIQLLKDIAMLDKMYEINKVYFKELSMYILAGKKKLQKLEKEELPLLVEKATKSGLPEDAQATNDFVSLCNRFEKKIHDLELTRMISLQMAPQIRLIQNNDTLMSEKIQSTIVNTIPLWKSQIVLALGVAHSSKAAKVQSEVTNMTNELLRKNAETLKISTIETAKESERGIVDIETLRATNESLISTLDEVLRIQTEGRQKRKEAEVELRNIEEQLKNKLLSIRQ from the coding sequence ATGAGTAATGAATTTAAAGACGATATCAATATAGCACCAAGCTTAAGCTTTGAGCCTTTTCAAGAGGAGGCACCTGTAGCTAAAGTTGAAGAAAAGAAACCAACAGAGGTTTTTGATGATAGCTTTTTATCGGAAGAAGAAAAAAGAATGGTAGATGAGTTTGTTAAAAAGATAGATGTAACGAATTCAAATTCTATTTTACAATATGGGGTAGGTGCCCAAAAGAAAATAGCAGATTTCTCTGAGTCAGCTTTAGATAATGTAAAGACAAAGGATTTAGGGGAAATAGGCGATATGCTTACTAACGTAGTAGGAGAACTAAAGACTTTTGAAGCAGTAGAAGAGAAAAAAGGATTTTTAGGACTATTTAAAAAACCTGCAGAAAAGTTCTCACAGATGAAAACAAAGTATGATAAAGTTGAAAACAATATAAATAGAATTTGTACTACCCTTGAAAATCATCAAATACAACTTTTAAAAGATATTGCGATGTTAGATAAAATGTATGAGATAAATAAGGTGTACTTTAAAGAACTTTCTATGTATATTTTAGCAGGTAAAAAGAAACTTCAAAAATTAGAAAAAGAAGAATTGCCTCTTTTAGTAGAGAAAGCAACAAAAAGCGGACTTCCAGAGGATGCACAGGCAACAAATGATTTTGTATCCCTTTGCAATCGCTTTGAGAAAAAAATCCATGACTTAGAGTTAACTAGGATGATTTCCCTTCAGATGGCTCCTCAGATTAGATTAATTCAAAATAATGATACTTTAATGTCTGAGAAGATACAATCTACTATTGTAAATACAATTCCTCTTTGGAAAAGTCAAATAGTTCTTGCTCTTGGAGTAGCTCATTCCAGCAAGGCAGCAAAAGTTCAAAGTGAAGTAACAAATATGACAAATGAACTTTTAAGAAAAAATGCAGAAACCCTTAAAATATCAACTATAGAAACTGCTAAAGAATCAGAACGAGGAATTGTTGATATTGAGACACTTAGAGCGACAAATGAATCATTAATTTCAACTCTTGATGAAGTACTTCGTATACAAACTGAAGGACGTCAAAAACGTAA
- a CDS encoding 5-bromo-4-chloroindolyl phosphate hydrolysis family protein, whose protein sequence is MGRKDFFWLEDQIRHTLENTLENTFDAIEYAKSKEHYVKSKLRDKVEYFDEKLNDKVYDQVNRHHHRTRDKDKYKDKYADIATADPSDINSIRKYVSKKPVGRVSGILYVVFGSMGSATLGVVLIAYLVFCLVKSFTTVRYLALAAIAFFFVSSIGMLFRGINLRKRIKRFKGYVKALNNKSYCSIEEIAKTTNMKQNFVIKDLRRMISLGMFKQAHIDEKQTYFMISDEVYQNYLSMQEELNKRKEEELKRQEKIKEEMNDPDKKELRTALELGKNYIDQIKVANDAIEGEEISEKLFRLEKIVNEIFNYLESNPEKLREVNKFMNHYLPITLKLVNSYKDLNDLPVQGDNIKNAKNEIEKSLDLINVAFEKMLDDLFGKMAMDISTDISVLETLFSQEGLTKDDLKKQ, encoded by the coding sequence ATGGGAAGGAAAGATTTCTTTTGGTTGGAAGACCAAATTAGACATACACTAGAAAATACACTAGAAAATACATTCGATGCTATAGAGTATGCTAAATCAAAGGAACATTATGTGAAATCAAAGTTGAGGGATAAGGTAGAATACTTTGATGAAAAGCTTAATGATAAGGTTTATGATCAAGTAAATAGACATCACCATAGAACTAGAGATAAAGATAAATATAAAGATAAATATGCTGATATAGCTACTGCAGATCCTAGTGATATCAATAGTATTCGAAAGTATGTTTCTAAGAAACCAGTTGGACGAGTATCTGGAATACTTTATGTGGTCTTTGGGAGTATGGGATCTGCTACATTAGGAGTAGTATTAATAGCTTACCTTGTTTTTTGTCTTGTGAAGTCATTTACAACTGTTAGATATTTAGCTTTAGCAGCTATAGCTTTCTTCTTTGTGTCAAGTATAGGTATGCTTTTTAGGGGTATAAATCTAAGAAAAAGGATAAAGCGTTTTAAAGGTTATGTAAAGGCTCTTAATAATAAAAGCTATTGTTCTATTGAGGAGATAGCAAAAACTACTAATATGAAGCAAAACTTTGTTATTAAAGATTTAAGAAGAATGATTTCTTTGGGAATGTTTAAACAAGCGCATATTGATGAAAAGCAAACTTATTTTATGATAAGCGATGAGGTTTATCAAAATTATTTAAGTATGCAAGAAGAATTGAATAAGCGTAAAGAAGAAGAATTAAAAAGACAAGAAAAGATAAAAGAAGAAATGAATGATCCAGATAAGAAGGAATTAAGAACTGCTCTTGAATTAGGTAAAAATTATATAGACCAAATTAAAGTTGCAAATGATGCTATTGAAGGCGAAGAAATTTCTGAAAAATTATTCAGACTTGAGAAGATTGTAAATGAAATCTTCAATTATTTAGAGAGCAATCCTGAAAAACTTAGAGAAGTTAACAAATTTATGAACCACTATCTTCCTATTACCTTAAAGTTGGTTAATTCATATAAAGATTTAAATGATCTTCCTGTTCAAGGAGATAATATAAAAAATGCAAAAAATGAAATTGAAAAGAGTTTAGATCTAATAAATGTTGCCTTTGAGAAAATGTTAGACGATTTGTTTGGAAAGATGGCTATGGACATATCTACAGATATTTCTGTTTTAGAAACTTTATTTTCTCAAGAAGGATTGACTAAAGATGATCTTAAGAAGCAATAA
- a CDS encoding carbon-nitrogen family hydrolase, with protein MKLGLAQIDIVWEDKSKNKINCIELINEAKDQNVDLLVFPEMTLTGFSMNIEEIGEIFDKSTTIDFFRKQAISKSINIGFGYVEKKQNTALNKFIIISAQGQIISNYTKIHPFSYGNETKHYSSGEEIQHCEVNGIIISPLICYDLRFPEIFQACSYKSSLIIVIANWPKSRIEHWRTLLKARAIENQCYIAGVNRVGSGDNLLYNGNSMIINPYGEVITEKINDQGLVIGDINVENVKDYRIKFNIKNDRKEKLYIKLYNEFCK; from the coding sequence TTGAAATTAGGCTTAGCACAAATTGATATAGTTTGGGAAGATAAGAGCAAGAATAAAATAAATTGTATAGAATTAATTAATGAGGCAAAAGACCAAAATGTTGATTTACTTGTGTTTCCGGAGATGACCTTAACAGGTTTTTCTATGAATATAGAAGAAATTGGTGAGATATTTGATAAGTCTACAACCATTGATTTTTTCAGAAAACAGGCAATAAGTAAAAGTATAAATATTGGTTTTGGATATGTTGAAAAAAAACAAAATACTGCTTTAAATAAGTTTATCATTATTAGTGCACAGGGACAAATCATAAGTAATTATACTAAAATACATCCTTTCTCATATGGAAATGAAACTAAGCACTATTCTAGTGGAGAAGAAATACAACACTGTGAGGTAAATGGAATTATAATTTCACCGTTGATTTGCTATGATTTAAGATTTCCAGAAATATTTCAAGCTTGTTCATATAAAAGCTCATTGATTATAGTTATTGCTAACTGGCCTAAAAGTAGAATAGAACATTGGAGGACTTTGTTAAAGGCACGAGCTATAGAGAATCAATGTTATATAGCTGGCGTTAATAGAGTTGGCTCAGGAGATAATCTCCTGTATAATGGCAATTCTATGATAATAAATCCTTATGGAGAGGTTATTACTGAAAAAATTAATGATCAAGGACTAGTAATAGGAGATATAAATGTTGAAAATGTTAAGGACTATAGAATAAAGTTTAATATAAAAAATGATAGAAAAGAAAAGCTATATATAAAATTATATAATGAATTTTGTAAGTAA
- a CDS encoding condensation domain-containing protein gives MGNGTAKMDTFTKEYPLTSYQKDIWMQQKIHSEMPFYNIGGYIEVNGEVDYDMLSEALNIVVNEDDILRIIMGEREGEPFYKFLPRMNYKIEYHDFAVYKDSREYSIEWQKKEFTKAFNIYEGMFKVVLIKIAEERNHILLKFHHLIIDQLDISLLYKRLVDIYNSLIPTGMEVELVRWLPISDLQHIEKIDSQEEITGEVPLTPIQKTFFSWKLFKPNQFNQSIMIMAKEGFSEKAIKETLTAIVKHHDILRAVFKSGNQEILSINNSKLFQFKKYDLRDLSNSDIEETVRYENNKLQSTFDLSNGPLVKAALYQTVDGDHLIVCIHHLVVDSFSWRILIEDFQTGYNQYIDNEEISLPKKLTSYKEWANELSEYSQSEKILKEIEYWEKINKDLIYGKIANNSSGKEYGYGKFTFHFDLEKTSKLLHEVGKIYDTEINDVLLGSLVMAYKLWRGKKKLVLKLEDHGRERISEKIQIDRTVGWFTSIFPIVLEATDSLEKSIVNTKEMLRNIPEHGIGYNVIKQSGIYEMPEMEVDISFNYLGEFKIRDDVKGKFENSYLSRGNDISKDNVFSNIIFNGSVIDGEFNMEVWYNKNNYSQRAIEELVKCYEGMLNQVIENFMSAKGKNRNDIKKEKNEIEIFIREILPVKQYDISNFVNTKLFKELTFYDDKNRDSQPEAFETFKHEKFFMLEIVEEICCERVEILGTICQKDIITIIRETVKEQGVFRISHDKDNKRVYQHKYKENWYLPYIDISNNDNIKEKFEILESVLNIPELFEDNRLLAKIVIVKVALDKHYIYFYVQAALRDEISIEILGESIKVKCFLH, from the coding sequence ATGGGAAATGGTACAGCAAAAATGGATACGTTTACGAAGGAATATCCATTAACTTCTTACCAGAAGGATATATGGATGCAGCAGAAAATACATTCTGAAATGCCTTTCTATAATATTGGGGGATATATAGAGGTTAATGGTGAAGTAGATTATGACATGTTAAGTGAGGCTTTAAATATTGTTGTTAATGAGGATGATATACTAAGGATAATAATGGGTGAAAGAGAAGGTGAACCTTTTTATAAATTTCTTCCAAGAATGAATTACAAAATAGAATATCATGATTTTGCTGTTTATAAAGATTCAAGAGAATATTCAATTGAATGGCAAAAAAAAGAGTTTACAAAAGCTTTTAATATATATGAAGGAATGTTTAAAGTTGTACTGATTAAAATTGCAGAAGAAAGAAATCATATATTATTAAAATTTCATCACTTAATAATTGATCAGTTGGATATTTCACTTTTATATAAACGACTTGTAGATATATATAATAGCTTGATACCAACTGGTATGGAAGTAGAATTAGTTAGATGGTTGCCAATTAGTGATCTCCAGCATATAGAAAAAATAGATAGTCAAGAAGAAATCACAGGGGAAGTACCATTGACGCCTATTCAAAAGACTTTCTTTAGTTGGAAGTTATTTAAGCCAAATCAATTTAATCAGTCTATTATGATAATGGCTAAGGAGGGCTTTAGTGAGAAAGCAATAAAGGAAACTTTAACTGCTATAGTGAAACATCATGATATTTTAAGAGCCGTATTTAAAAGTGGAAATCAAGAAATACTTAGTATAAATAATAGCAAACTGTTTCAATTTAAAAAGTATGATCTACGTGATTTAAGTAATAGTGATATAGAGGAAACAGTAAGATACGAAAATAATAAATTACAAAGTACTTTTGATTTATCAAATGGGCCGTTAGTAAAAGCTGCTTTATATCAGACCGTTGACGGAGATCATTTAATAGTATGTATACATCATCTAGTTGTTGATAGTTTTTCGTGGAGAATATTAATTGAAGATTTTCAAACAGGATATAATCAATATATTGATAATGAAGAAATAAGCTTACCTAAGAAATTAACATCATATAAAGAATGGGCAAATGAGTTAAGTGAATATAGTCAAAGTGAGAAAATATTAAAAGAAATAGAGTATTGGGAAAAGATTAATAAAGACTTGATTTATGGTAAAATAGCCAATAATTCAAGTGGCAAGGAATATGGATATGGTAAGTTTACATTTCACTTTGATTTAGAGAAAACAAGCAAGTTATTGCATGAAGTAGGAAAAATATATGATACTGAAATCAATGATGTTTTACTTGGTTCACTAGTAATGGCATATAAGCTATGGAGAGGTAAAAAGAAATTGGTTTTGAAACTAGAAGATCATGGAAGAGAAAGGATTAGTGAAAAAATACAAATAGACAGAACAGTAGGATGGTTTACAAGTATTTTTCCTATAGTCCTTGAAGCAACAGACTCCCTTGAGAAAAGTATTGTTAATACAAAAGAAATGTTAAGAAATATTCCAGAGCATGGAATAGGATATAATGTGATTAAACAAAGTGGTATTTATGAAATGCCTGAAATGGAAGTAGATATTTCTTTTAATTATCTTGGAGAGTTCAAGATAAGAGATGATGTTAAAGGTAAGTTTGAAAACTCATATTTATCTAGAGGCAATGATATTTCAAAAGATAACGTATTTAGTAACATTATATTCAATGGTTCTGTTATTGATGGAGAGTTTAATATGGAGGTATGGTATAACAAAAACAACTATTCTCAAAGAGCTATAGAAGAATTAGTAAAATGCTACGAAGGAATGCTTAATCAAGTTATAGAAAATTTTATGTCAGCAAAAGGGAAGAATAGAAATGATATAAAAAAAGAAAAAAATGAGATAGAAATATTTATAAGGGAAATTTTACCGGTAAAACAATATGATATTTCTAATTTCGTAAATACAAAGCTATTTAAAGAATTGACCTTTTATGATGATAAAAACAGAGATAGTCAGCCAGAAGCTTTTGAAACTTTCAAACATGAAAAGTTTTTTATGCTAGAAATAGTAGAAGAAATATGTTGCGAAAGAGTTGAGATTCTAGGAACAATATGTCAAAAGGATATTATTACTATAATCAGAGAAACTGTGAAAGAACAAGGAGTGTTTAGAATCTCCCATGATAAAGACAATAAGCGGGTGTACCAACATAAATATAAAGAAAATTGGTATTTACCGTATATTGATATTAGTAATAATGATAATATTAAAGAGAAATTCGAAATACTTGAATCAGTTCTCAATATACCTGAATTATTTGAGGATAATAGATTATTAGCAAAGATAGTTATTGTAAAAGTAGCGCTAGATAAACACTATATATACTTTTATGTACAAGCAGCTTTGCGAGATGAAATATCCATAGAAATTTTAGGCGAAAGCATAAAAGTTAAGTGTTTTTTACATTAG
- a CDS encoding helix-turn-helix domain-containing protein, whose protein sequence is MQFMYLYYFTNDNKFPFFIQYGQHKNGMGVHYHFDFSELVIVLNGTATHIVNNEQYVINKGDVFVINGGTWHSYENTCDFEICNIMYQPENLFNKSSDIERSYGYHALFVIEPFLRKECSFNSHLKLAFVDLEKVKRLIISMYDEYQSKIRGYQTLIWAYFMELVVFLSRRYTLNNMGEKENLVSIAKSISYIENHFKEQITLTELAEKANISIRHFNRIFNKTYKTTPMNYIMKLRMQHASLLLKESKLSISDIAFESGFNDSNYFTRKFRKHFGVTPKEYRSKSY, encoded by the coding sequence ATGCAATTCATGTACTTATATTACTTTACAAATGATAACAAATTTCCTTTTTTTATACAATATGGTCAACATAAAAATGGGATGGGTGTTCACTATCATTTTGATTTTTCTGAATTAGTGATTGTTTTGAATGGTACAGCTACGCATATTGTTAATAATGAACAATATGTTATCAACAAAGGTGATGTTTTTGTCATCAACGGTGGAACTTGGCATTCCTACGAAAATACTTGCGACTTTGAGATATGTAATATCATGTATCAACCAGAGAATTTGTTTAATAAAAGTAGTGATATAGAAAGATCTTATGGCTATCATGCTCTTTTTGTTATTGAACCTTTTTTAAGAAAAGAATGCAGTTTTAACAGTCATCTCAAATTAGCTTTTGTTGATTTAGAAAAAGTAAAAAGACTTATTATTAGCATGTATGATGAATATCAAAGTAAAATAAGAGGATATCAAACCTTAATTTGGGCATATTTTATGGAACTAGTAGTTTTTTTATCAAGAAGATATACACTGAATAATATGGGGGAGAAGGAGAATTTAGTTAGTATTGCAAAGTCAATTTCATATATAGAAAATCATTTTAAAGAACAAATTACTTTGACTGAACTGGCAGAGAAAGCGAATATATCTATAAGACATTTTAATAGAATATTTAATAAAACATACAAAACAACTCCTATGAATTACATCATGAAGTTGCGTATGCAACATGCTTCATTATTACTTAAAGAAAGCAAGCTTAGTATTTCTGATATCGCTTTTGAAAGTGGTTTTAATGATAGCAATTATTTTACGAGAAAATTTAGAAAGCATTTTGGAGTAACGCCAAAAGAGTATCGTTCAAAAAGTTATTAA
- a CDS encoding cellulase family glycosylhydrolase yields MNKRSRIAAFITASIMTLGLAMTANSQITKAITSNPSAEKTIVRDNMTTTQLVADMGLGWNLGNTLESCGSWITGNSVSSYETAWGAPITTKAMIDGVHNAGFNSIRIPVAWSNLMAADYTISPALLSRVEEVANYALDNNMYVIINLHWDSGWLAGFSTNYDECMKKYKSIWTQLSERFANYGDHLIFESLNEEACFNDIWNRWGGTTGKDKAYGIANNINQAFVDLIRSSKGNNPKRHLLIAGYATDIPLTCDPLYKMPTDPANRCAVSVHYYTPSTFTILEQDADWGKARTTWGTAEDVAELQNYMNMMKVNFIDKGVPVIVGEYGTNNKNKTTDMVRLYLTSVAKEAYKLGMCPMLWDAGNMVMYDRNACQFKDPQFITEMKTIRDTARPTTQIIYGDLNNDKKVNAIDFALMKKYILDNSTPIDLKIADLNGDGKVNALDYAVFKKFLLGQITKFPVQS; encoded by the coding sequence ATGAATAAAAGAAGTAGAATTGCGGCATTTATTACCGCAAGTATTATGACTCTTGGCTTAGCTATGACAGCAAATAGCCAAATAACAAAAGCTATAACATCAAATCCTAGTGCCGAAAAGACCATTGTACGCGATAATATGACAACTACTCAATTAGTTGCAGACATGGGGCTTGGTTGGAACTTAGGTAATACACTTGAATCATGTGGTAGCTGGATTACTGGCAACTCAGTATCAAGTTATGAAACTGCATGGGGAGCTCCTATTACCACAAAAGCGATGATTGACGGTGTTCATAACGCAGGATTCAATTCAATACGTATTCCTGTGGCATGGTCAAACCTTATGGCTGCTGATTATACAATCAGTCCAGCACTACTTTCTCGTGTTGAAGAAGTTGCAAACTATGCACTTGATAATAACATGTATGTAATTATCAATCTTCATTGGGACAGCGGTTGGTTAGCAGGATTTTCTACTAACTATGATGAATGTATGAAAAAATACAAATCAATTTGGACACAACTAAGTGAACGTTTTGCTAATTATGGAGACCACCTAATTTTTGAATCATTAAATGAAGAAGCTTGTTTCAATGATATCTGGAATAGATGGGGTGGCACTACTGGAAAAGATAAGGCATATGGAATTGCCAATAACATCAACCAAGCCTTTGTAGATTTAATAAGAAGTTCAAAGGGGAATAATCCAAAGCGTCATTTATTGATTGCAGGTTATGCAACAGATATTCCGCTTACTTGCGATCCTTTATACAAAATGCCAACTGACCCAGCAAACCGTTGCGCTGTTTCAGTACATTACTATACTCCATCTACTTTTACAATCTTAGAACAAGATGCTGACTGGGGTAAAGCACGTACTACCTGGGGAACAGCTGAAGACGTTGCAGAACTTCAAAACTATATGAATATGATGAAAGTTAATTTCATTGATAAAGGTGTTCCTGTAATAGTTGGTGAATATGGTACAAACAACAAAAACAAAACAACTGATATGGTAAGATTATATCTAACTTCTGTAGCTAAAGAAGCATATAAGCTTGGAATGTGCCCAATGTTATGGGATGCTGGTAACATGGTTATGTATGATAGAAACGCTTGTCAATTTAAAGATCCTCAATTCATTACTGAAATGAAAACTATTAGAGATACAGCTCGCCCAACAACTCAAATTATCTATGGTGATTTAAACAATGATAAAAAAGTAAATGCAATTGACTTCGCATTAATGAAAAAATACATATTAGATAATTCAACACCAATAGATTTAAAGATTGCAGATCTTAATGGTGACGGTAAAGTAAATGCACTTGATTATGCAGTATTTAAGAAATTTTTATTAGGTCAAATAACAAAGTTCCCTGTACAAAGTTAG
- a CDS encoding GA-like domain-containing protein translates to MKYLGKKMKIKLITDLTIVATVFGTVSTSNLILTEPTYVSALENSTAYEDQLATATAAVVKAEESKLQVDINSAKTLVNALSNVTDKSNLLKRLTVVQTYTTNLNNATTKVINLETTRTQANVTLAQTAINLLPVDDEERVSLQNRLDVVKTYLIAEASVVKAEKSSLREDVYAATVLINDLTNDEDKMTLFYRLIKVDTYINNLENATANVVEAENNKIQENVDSAQESIDRLPTGDAKRTALQTRLNAVKTYIDYQGKLNVATEAVVKAEESKLQADVNSAKTLVNALSNVTDKTNLLNRLTAVQTYITYTTNLNNATTKVEAAETTRTLANVNLAQTAVNLLPSGDEGRISLQNRLDIVKAYVAAEASVVKAEGSKLQETVDAAKVLINGLTNDADKTTLLNRLAKVEDYIANLANATAKVVEAENNKTQENVDLAQADINMLPVGDAKRTALQTRLNAVKTYIDYQGKLKIATDAVVKAEESKLQADVNSAKTLVNALSNVTDKTNLLNRLTAVQTYITYTTNLNNATTKVEAAETTRTLANVNLAQTAINLLPAGDEKVNLQTRLDVVKSSIA, encoded by the coding sequence ATGAAATACTTAGGTAAAAAAATGAAAATTAAACTAATTACAGACTTAACCATTGTTGCAACTGTGTTTGGTACAGTATCTACATCCAATTTAATTCTTACTGAGCCTACTTACGTAAGTGCATTGGAAAATTCTACAGCTTATGAAGATCAATTGGCAACAGCTACAGCAGCAGTAGTTAAAGCGGAAGAAAGTAAGTTACAAGTCGATATAAATAGTGCAAAGACTTTGGTAAATGCTTTAAGTAATGTAACAGATAAAAGCAATTTGCTAAAAAGACTAACAGTAGTACAAACATATACGACTAATTTAAACAATGCTACTACAAAGGTAATTAATTTAGAAACTACTAGAACTCAAGCAAATGTTACTTTGGCACAAACAGCTATAAATTTATTGCCAGTTGATGATGAAGAAAGGGTATCTCTACAAAATAGACTAGATGTAGTAAAAACATATCTAATAGCTGAAGCTTCAGTGGTTAAAGCAGAAAAAAGTAGCTTGAGAGAAGATGTGTATGCTGCAACAGTTTTAATAAATGACTTAACAAATGATGAAGATAAAATGACTTTATTTTATAGATTAATTAAAGTTGATACATATATAAATAATTTAGAGAATGCTACAGCAAATGTAGTAGAAGCAGAGAATAATAAAATACAGGAAAATGTAGATTCAGCTCAAGAAAGTATTGATAGATTACCTACAGGTGATGCTAAAAGAACGGCTCTACAAACAAGACTTAACGCAGTGAAAACTTATATAGATTATCAGGGGAAATTAAATGTAGCAACAGAAGCTGTAGTTAAAGCAGAAGAAAGTAAATTACAAGCAGATGTAAATAGTGCAAAGACTTTAGTAAATGCATTAAGCAATGTAACAGATAAAACTAACCTATTAAACAGATTAACAGCAGTACAAACGTATATAACATATACGACTAATTTGAATAATGCCACAACAAAGGTAGAGGCTGCAGAAACTACTAGAACTCTAGCAAATGTTAATTTAGCGCAAACAGCTGTAAACTTACTACCAAGTGGTGATGAAGGAAGGATATCTCTACAAAATAGGTTAGACATAGTAAAAGCATATGTAGCAGCTGAAGCTTCAGTAGTTAAAGCGGAAGGAAGTAAGTTACAAGAAACTGTAGATGCAGCAAAAGTTTTAATAAATGGTTTAACCAATGATGCAGATAAAACAACTTTATTAAACAGGTTAGCAAAGGTAGAGGATTACATAGCTAATTTAGCTAATGCTACAGCGAAAGTAGTAGAAGCAGAGAATAATAAAACACAGGAGAATGTAGATTTGGCACAAGCTGATATCAATATGTTACCTGTAGGTGACGCTAAAAGAACGGCTCTACAGACAAGACTTAACGCAGTGAAAACTTATATAGATTACCAAGGAAAATTGAAGATAGCAACAGATGCTGTAGTTAAAGCAGAAGAAAGTAAATTACAAGCAGATGTAAATAGTGCAAAGACTTTAGTAAATGCATTAAGCAATGTAACAGATAAAACTAACCTATTAAACAGATTAACAGCAGTACAAACGTATATAACATATACGACTAATTTGAATAATGCCACAACAAAGGTAGAGGCTGCAGAAACTACTAGAACTCTAGCAAATGTCAATTTAGCGCAAACAGCTATAAACTTATTACCAGCAGGGGATGAAAAAGTAAATCTACAAACAAGGCTTGATGTAGTAAAGAGTAGCATAGCTTAA
- the pelA gene encoding pectate lyase, with protein MLNMKLKSRLKAMSFALACTFILSGAGVVLQHPEIAVAANSSASTASVSDILKYQNADGGWSKGYNTATGDWKNSTIDNGYTYSEIKRLASEYVKTKNSTYSAAAIKGINCLLNMQYSNGGWPQIAKSEGYHKHITYNDNAMINVMYLLDEVANKKGNFSFVDSNLANRCKTAVSKGVDCILKTQVIANGKLTVWGQQHDENTLKPTNARAYEVPSLCSSESVGIINFLKTRPSTPQIAASIKAATDWFKATGITGIKVVKQNNDVVVISDSSVKTPIWARFYEIGTNKPIFVGRDGKVKYRLADIDQERRTGYAWYGSWGSSLVK; from the coding sequence ATGTTAAATATGAAATTAAAGTCAAGGTTAAAGGCTATGTCTTTTGCATTAGCTTGCACGTTTATTCTAAGTGGTGCTGGAGTTGTATTACAACATCCTGAAATAGCAGTAGCTGCTAATTCAAGTGCATCAACAGCAAGTGTTTCAGATATTTTAAAGTATCAAAATGCAGATGGCGGATGGTCAAAAGGATATAATACTGCAACAGGAGATTGGAAAAATTCCACTATTGATAATGGATATACTTATTCAGAGATAAAAAGATTAGCTTCTGAATATGTAAAAACTAAAAATAGTACATATTCTGCAGCAGCTATAAAAGGGATTAATTGCTTGTTAAATATGCAATATAGTAATGGAGGATGGCCACAGATTGCTAAAAGTGAAGGTTATCATAAACACATTACTTATAATGACAATGCAATGATTAATGTAATGTATCTTTTAGATGAAGTTGCAAATAAAAAAGGTAATTTTTCATTTGTAGATAGTAACTTAGCTAATAGATGTAAAACTGCAGTTTCAAAAGGTGTAGATTGCATATTAAAAACTCAAGTTATAGCTAATGGTAAGTTAACAGTTTGGGGACAACAACATGATGAAAATACTTTAAAACCTACAAACGCAAGAGCTTATGAAGTTCCGTCTCTTTGTTCTAGTGAAAGCGTAGGAATTATAAATTTCTTAAAAACTAGACCGTCTACTCCTCAAATAGCTGCGTCAATTAAGGCTGCCACAGATTGGTTTAAAGCAACTGGAATTACTGGAATAAAAGTAGTTAAACAAAATAATGATGTTGTTGTTATAAGTGATTCAAGTGTAAAAACCCCTATTTGGGCTCGTTTTTATGAAATTGGAACTAATAAGCCAATATTTGTAGGCCGTGATGGTAAAGTAAAATATAGACTTGCTGATATTGATCAAGAGAGAAGAACAGGATATGCTTGGTATGGTTCATGGGGTTCAAGTTTAGTAAAATAA